In Thermococcus sp. MV5, the following are encoded in one genomic region:
- a CDS encoding 30S ribosomal protein S27ae: MAGKKTSQKWKFYEVKDGKISRKNRFCPRCGPGVFMANHKDRWTCGRCGFTEWKR; the protein is encoded by the coding sequence ATGGCTGGTAAGAAGACATCCCAAAAGTGGAAGTTCTATGAAGTTAAGGATGGCAAGATCTCAAGGAAGAACAGGTTCTGCCCAAGATGCGGTCCAGGAGTTTTCATGGCAAACCACAAAGACAGATGGACATGCGGTAGATGCGGTTTCACTGAGTGGAAGAGATGA
- a CDS encoding GTP-dependent dephospho-CoA kinase has product MSRNFYYKLTEELREDLKNPLGRLVEGEMPQPYLKASEEFKNAPFLVTVGDVVTENVLRVGIKPSLAIYDHKTKRKEYEPDIELGAVVLTTKNPPGTITKALLNAVKKSFELVKRGKRVYLKVNGEEDLAAIPAVIYAPEGALVIYGQPDKGIVLIKVTPECKRRCAQLLRKMEVVYDGD; this is encoded by the coding sequence ATGTCCCGAAACTTTTACTACAAACTTACAGAGGAACTTAGAGAAGATCTTAAAAATCCCTTAGGTAGGCTGGTAGAGGGCGAAATGCCCCAACCTTATCTGAAAGCCTCCGAGGAATTTAAGAACGCTCCCTTTTTAGTCACAGTGGGAGATGTCGTCACGGAAAACGTCCTCAGAGTTGGTATAAAACCCTCTCTGGCAATATATGATCACAAAACTAAGAGGAAGGAGTATGAACCTGACATTGAGCTTGGTGCGGTTGTGTTAACAACAAAGAATCCACCTGGAACAATAACGAAAGCTTTATTAAATGCTGTCAAAAAGTCCTTTGAACTTGTTAAGAGAGGTAAAAGAGTTTACCTGAAGGTGAACGGCGAGGAAGATTTGGCCGCCATCCCAGCCGTGATATACGCTCCTGAGGGAGCTTTGGTGATTTATGGCCAACCTGACAAAGGGATAGTACTTATAAAGGTCACACCTGAATGTAAGCGCAGGTGCGCTCAGTTGCTTAGAAAGATGGAGGTGGTTTACGATGGAGATTAG
- a CDS encoding 30S ribosomal protein S24e has protein sequence MEIRVIETKENKLLGRKEIYFEVIHEGEPTPSRADVKGKLVAMLDLNPETTVIQYIRSYFGSHVSKGYAKAYENKERMVYIEPEYVLRREGIIQEQEE, from the coding sequence ATGGAGATTAGGGTTATCGAGACTAAAGAGAACAAACTCTTAGGAAGAAAGGAGATATACTTTGAGGTTATTCACGAGGGAGAACCCACCCCCTCAAGGGCAGACGTTAAGGGTAAACTCGTTGCAATGCTTGATCTAAACCCAGAAACAACAGTTATCCAATACATAAGAAGCTACTTCGGTAGCCATGTTAGCAAGGGGTACGCTAAGGCTTATGAGAACAAGGAGAGAATGGTCTATATAGAGCCTGAATATGTATTGAGAAGAGAGGGGATAATACAGGAGCAGGAGGAGTGA
- a CDS encoding cell division protein FtsZ — protein MRALIIGVGQCGTKIADLFALVDFEALAINTSKSDLDYLKHIPRERRILIGESLTGGKGVNANPVLGREAMKRDLSMIMKKINSMVGYSDVDIFFLTFGFGGGTGAGGAPVLAEALKEEYPDSLVVAIGALPLKEEGIRPTINAAITIDKLSKVADSIIAIDNNKLKESGEDITRAYEKINHTIVERIASLLALIDIPGEQTLDSSDLKFVLNAFGSFATVGYAKAEANKVRNLSRLILKSFENEGLYLEANIESALYGLVAIHGPPELLKARDIFEALSYLTKKIKGKQIFRGFYPDPREKEIEVVTLLTGIYESKSIEDIVIIAKQYAQSFVKAKEEAETKKKELLTGLPDFDDIYPGGVNERFD, from the coding sequence TTGAGGGCTTTAATCATTGGAGTAGGTCAGTGTGGAACAAAGATAGCGGACTTGTTCGCCTTAGTGGATTTTGAGGCATTAGCAATAAACACATCAAAGAGTGACCTTGACTACTTGAAGCATATTCCTAGGGAACGGCGTATACTCATAGGCGAGAGCCTAACTGGAGGAAAGGGAGTAAATGCGAACCCAGTACTCGGAAGAGAGGCAATGAAAAGAGATCTTTCAATGATAATGAAGAAAATAAACTCCATGGTGGGTTACAGCGACGTTGACATATTTTTCCTCACTTTCGGTTTTGGTGGTGGAACAGGGGCTGGAGGGGCTCCAGTTTTAGCTGAAGCCCTAAAAGAGGAATACCCTGATTCACTCGTTGTCGCAATTGGGGCACTTCCGTTAAAGGAAGAGGGAATAAGACCAACAATAAATGCTGCAATAACAATAGACAAGCTTTCCAAAGTAGCTGATTCAATAATAGCCATAGATAACAACAAACTTAAGGAAAGTGGCGAGGACATAACACGGGCCTATGAAAAAATAAATCATACGATAGTTGAGCGGATAGCATCCCTTCTGGCATTAATAGACATTCCCGGAGAGCAAACACTAGATTCCAGTGATCTGAAGTTCGTGCTCAATGCTTTTGGAAGCTTCGCTACTGTAGGTTATGCAAAAGCTGAAGCAAATAAAGTTAGGAATCTCTCCCGGCTTATCTTAAAGTCATTTGAGAATGAGGGGCTTTATCTCGAAGCAAATATAGAGTCTGCCCTCTATGGGTTAGTAGCAATCCACGGGCCGCCTGAGCTTTTAAAAGCCAGGGATATATTTGAGGCTCTTAGTTACCTAACCAAAAAGATTAAAGGAAAGCAGATTTTCCGCGGCTTTTATCCAGATCCAAGGGAAAAGGAGATAGAAGTTGTTACCCTCCTAACAGGGATTTATGAGAGTAAAAGCATTGAAGATATAGTGATAATCGCTAAGCAATATGCTCAGTCATTCGTAAAAGCGAAAGAAGAGGCTGAAACAAAGAAAAAAGAACTTTTAACCGGTCTGCCGGATTTTGATGACATTTATCCGGGTGGGGTTAATGAAAGATTCGATTGA
- a CDS encoding HemK2/MTQ2 family protein methyltransferase produces MLYYEGLKIKLHPQVYEPAEDTFLLARNLKVKEGDIALDVGTGTGIIALLMARKASFVLGVDVNPIAIELAKENAKINGITNVQFKLSNLFENVTEKFDIITFNAPYLPGEAEEPIDLALVGGKTGREVLDSFLEQFDNYLRKKGVVQIVQSSITGIEETLRKLESKGFNPEITAKERYFFEEIVVISAKRA; encoded by the coding sequence ATGCTGTATTATGAAGGTCTTAAGATAAAGCTCCATCCACAGGTTTATGAGCCCGCTGAGGATACGTTTCTCCTAGCAAGAAACCTCAAGGTTAAGGAAGGGGACATTGCCTTGGATGTCGGCACGGGGACTGGAATAATAGCCCTTCTAATGGCAAGAAAAGCAAGCTTTGTCCTTGGAGTTGATGTTAACCCAATTGCAATTGAACTGGCGAAGGAAAATGCAAAAATAAATGGCATAACAAACGTTCAGTTTAAATTAAGCAATCTTTTTGAGAATGTGACTGAAAAGTTCGATATAATCACGTTCAATGCTCCCTATCTTCCGGGAGAAGCAGAAGAACCAATAGATCTGGCCCTTGTAGGTGGGAAAACGGGAAGGGAGGTTTTAGACTCTTTTTTGGAACAATTTGATAACTACCTCCGCAAAAAAGGTGTGGTTCAGATAGTCCAGTCCTCAATAACGGGTATAGAAGAGACCTTAAGAAAACTAGAATCTAAAGGATTTAACCCAGAAATAACCGCTAAGGAGAGGTATTTTTTCGAAGAAATTGTTGTGATAAGTGCTAAGCGAGCCTAA
- the spt4 gene encoding transcription elongation factor subunit Spt4, which translates to MTEKACRHCHYITNEDRCPVCGSRDLSDEWFDLVIILDPENSRIGQALGVKVPGKYAIRVR; encoded by the coding sequence ATGACTGAGAAGGCCTGCAGGCACTGTCATTACATCACCAATGAAGATCGATGTCCCGTCTGCGGGAGCAGGGATTTAAGTGACGAGTGGTTTGACCTTGTTATAATCCTTGATCCAGAGAACTCCAGAATAGGCCAGGCACTTGGCGTGAAGGTTCCGGGGAAATACGCTATAAGGGTCAGGTAG
- a CDS encoding class III signal peptide-containing protein, with the protein MVRKMKKGQISLEFLFIFILFLVLLTFSIRNITFSSEHSADMLRIQVSEEAKLFANTVSNAISQVYAQGPGAKTTEYFTFRYLNDEYFLTRAFGMDGTPQILVGYKNGTYVAILDNANQTINVNETETTKKNYFWSRSLYAKDLSNNTSIYYPNNTIGNHTGIFVNATDLPSTLRIVVEWNPDRNESWIFNSTSGELRINLNVGG; encoded by the coding sequence ATGGTGAGAAAAATGAAAAAAGGACAGATATCGCTGGAGTTCCTATTCATATTTATATTGTTCCTCGTACTCCTGACTTTCTCGATTAGGAATATCACATTCTCCAGCGAGCATTCTGCAGATATGTTGAGAATTCAGGTTAGTGAAGAGGCGAAGCTGTTTGCAAACACGGTTTCTAATGCGATATCTCAGGTTTATGCTCAAGGCCCGGGTGCAAAAACCACTGAATACTTCACTTTTAGGTATCTAAATGATGAATATTTTCTTACAAGGGCGTTTGGTATGGATGGAACACCTCAGATCTTAGTAGGGTATAAAAATGGCACTTATGTTGCTATTTTGGATAATGCCAATCAGACCATAAATGTAAACGAGACAGAGACAACGAAGAAGAATTATTTCTGGAGTAGGTCTCTCTATGCAAAAGATCTGTCAAACAACACCTCAATTTACTATCCGAATAATACCATAGGCAATCATACAGGGATATTTGTGAATGCAACAGATTTACCCTCGACATTAAGGATAGTTGTTGAATGGAATCCGGATAGAAATGAAAGCTGGATTTTCAACTCTACCTCTGGAGAACTTAGGATAAACCTTAATGTCGGTGGTTAG
- a CDS encoding prenyltransferase/squalene oxidase repeat-containing protein, translating into MKRIFSLILILLIVIPYAGALPILDASTRFLIEGKDYMDGTQEISLSLMALLSSYSIAENLTKENIASFVDELLKRQNEDGGWGYYEGSVSNVVDTSYAVIALKRAADFYASTGESYYDISRALRKGLSFLVRSYTMNGWGYIPNTLPEFYPTLMAVWALGENGYTEKSRYVGGAITYLESAERMEISEAKAVGLKILAYKSVGYQIPESLIEKAWELVNSDTITIDERALLTYVLTTHEGLTFEVAKLLSRLEDLAESNETLIYWANIPEEWTNREVFVASAFAVMSFATANALGGIRGIISIEDSCSALEEVQNPDGGWGYRSGYSSDDRTTYYVLKALKRCYFKDEVIEKGLEWVESRLPENMEKVSKEGRLNSAYIYNLLTLLEFNMLNETEKQTHISFIKSLSEDGKWKTILGPQPYDTALAIKALLALGVDPSDEDIAKAKEWLLSLPTDGWGLRIQIAVPFRVRYIMPTVPTTLEVLEALTPLVTREEVERYLTWLMEQKIEDDGWPVVKEIYIRDILMYLGSPSVELTIRATRVLYDFGIDYRAETFNWLLDHRSDGLWGTTLTESALAVLFFSEMGDVLIKPLSLYQVLKQIPEKNFTILYTSGYNSTAVSLGEALSEVFEKSFEIKPFEGFGDSNYIVVSDFSTFNILQYNPYIKVKSDDMYVYLDDKSYPINDTVILIPGKTSEGYLLFVLSSKGAEDIVSTFFSSTIIKYLNGAACVITHEDKNYNGVVEFDELNIELVG; encoded by the coding sequence ATGAAAAGAATATTTTCGCTAATTTTAATCCTGCTAATAGTGATTCCTTATGCTGGAGCACTCCCCATTTTAGACGCTTCCACGAGGTTTTTAATCGAGGGCAAAGATTACATGGATGGCACTCAAGAGATAAGCTTATCTTTAATGGCCTTGCTCTCAAGTTATTCTATTGCTGAAAATCTTACCAAAGAAAATATCGCGAGCTTTGTGGATGAACTATTGAAGAGACAAAATGAGGATGGAGGATGGGGATATTACGAGGGAAGTGTGAGTAATGTTGTGGACACTTCTTATGCAGTTATAGCGTTAAAACGGGCAGCAGACTTTTATGCTTCTACTGGAGAGTCCTATTATGATATCTCAAGGGCTCTTAGGAAAGGGCTGAGTTTTCTAGTAAGATCCTACACCATGAATGGATGGGGATACATACCAAACACACTGCCAGAGTTCTATCCAACCCTTATGGCAGTTTGGGCATTGGGTGAGAATGGATACACAGAAAAGAGCAGATATGTGGGGGGAGCAATAACATACTTGGAATCGGCCGAGAGAATGGAAATAAGTGAAGCAAAGGCTGTTGGACTAAAGATCCTTGCCTATAAGAGTGTTGGTTATCAAATACCCGAATCTCTCATTGAAAAAGCATGGGAACTCGTAAATTCTGACACTATTACCATAGATGAGAGGGCCCTGCTCACCTATGTGCTCACCACTCATGAGGGATTGACTTTTGAAGTTGCCAAACTCCTCAGCAGGCTAGAAGACCTAGCAGAGAGCAATGAAACCTTGATTTACTGGGCCAACATTCCAGAAGAGTGGACAAACAGGGAGGTGTTCGTGGCTTCAGCATTCGCAGTCATGAGTTTTGCAACGGCCAATGCCCTTGGAGGAATAAGGGGCATCATTTCAATAGAAGACTCTTGTTCTGCCCTTGAAGAAGTCCAGAATCCAGATGGAGGATGGGGATACAGATCGGGGTATAGCTCTGATGATAGAACCACTTATTACGTTTTAAAGGCATTGAAGAGGTGCTACTTTAAAGATGAAGTCATTGAGAAAGGCCTAGAATGGGTTGAAAGCAGACTCCCCGAGAATATGGAAAAAGTCTCTAAAGAAGGACGATTAAACTCTGCTTACATTTACAACCTCCTCACGCTTCTAGAGTTTAATATGCTTAATGAAACTGAAAAACAAACCCATATCTCCTTTATAAAGAGTTTGAGTGAGGATGGGAAGTGGAAGACGATACTTGGACCACAACCATACGATACGGCCCTTGCTATAAAGGCTCTCCTAGCATTGGGAGTTGACCCAAGTGATGAGGACATAGCAAAAGCAAAAGAGTGGCTCCTCTCACTACCAACAGATGGATGGGGCCTTCGCATACAGATTGCCGTTCCATTTAGGGTCCGTTATATCATGCCCACAGTTCCCACAACTTTAGAGGTCCTTGAGGCTCTCACCCCACTGGTCACTAGAGAAGAGGTTGAAAGGTACTTGACGTGGCTCATGGAGCAGAAAATCGAAGATGATGGATGGCCCGTTGTTAAGGAGATTTATATTAGAGATATCCTCATGTACTTGGGTTCTCCATCAGTTGAACTCACAATACGAGCCACTAGAGTCCTATACGACTTTGGCATAGACTACCGTGCTGAGACATTTAACTGGCTTTTGGACCACCGCAGTGATGGTTTATGGGGAACAACCCTAACAGAATCTGCCCTTGCAGTACTCTTCTTCTCTGAGATGGGGGATGTATTAATTAAGCCCCTCAGTCTCTATCAAGTTCTCAAGCAGATTCCCGAGAAGAACTTTACGATTCTTTACACTTCTGGTTATAATTCCACTGCAGTTTCACTTGGAGAAGCCCTTAGTGAAGTATTTGAAAAGAGCTTTGAGATTAAGCCCTTTGAAGGGTTTGGAGACTCCAACTACATCGTAGTCTCAGACTTCAGTACATTTAATATACTCCAGTACAACCCATACATCAAGGTAAAGAGCGATGATATGTATGTCTATCTTGATGATAAGAGTTATCCAATAAATGACACGGTAATTTTAATCCCAGGAAAAACCAGCGAGGGATACCTGTTGTTTGTACTCTCATCCAAAGGGGCAGAGGATATTGTGAGCACATTCTTCAGCTCCACGATAATCAAGTACCTCAATGGAGCCGCCTGTGTAATAACCCATGAGGACAAGAACTATAATGGAGTAGTGGAGTTTGATGAATTGAACATTGAGCTTGTGGGGTGA
- the twy1 gene encoding 4-demethylwyosine synthase TYW1, whose amino-acid sequence MDVKPNMPEEIANLFKKQHYALVGHHSSVKLCHWLKESIKHDRVCYKQKFYGIESHRCLQMTPVTAWCTHNCIFCWRPMEGFLGVELPGPLDDPAFIVEESIKAQRKLLSGYWGIKDQINVKKLEEAMEPRHAAISLSGEPMLYPMIGELVEEFHKRGFTTFIVSNGTEPEVLEKMFNENKLPKQLYVSLTAPDEETYQKVNVPMIPDGWDRINRTLELMRELPVRTVIRLTLVKGENMHNPEGYAKLIMKARPMFVEAKAYMFVGFSRNRLTINNMPSHDDIKAFAEELVKYLTGYHIEDEYPPSRVVLIMRDDVSKADRVIKH is encoded by the coding sequence ATGGATGTAAAGCCAAACATGCCTGAGGAGATTGCAAATCTGTTTAAAAAACAGCATTACGCTCTTGTTGGTCATCACAGTTCGGTTAAACTCTGCCATTGGTTAAAGGAGAGTATAAAACATGATCGTGTTTGCTACAAACAGAAGTTCTATGGGATAGAATCACACAGATGCTTGCAAATGACTCCAGTTACAGCCTGGTGTACGCACAATTGTATCTTCTGCTGGCGTCCGATGGAAGGATTTTTAGGAGTTGAACTACCTGGCCCACTGGACGATCCAGCATTTATTGTGGAAGAGAGCATAAAGGCTCAAAGAAAACTCCTAAGTGGTTACTGGGGAATAAAAGATCAAATAAACGTCAAAAAGCTTGAAGAGGCCATGGAGCCAAGGCATGCTGCCATAAGTCTCTCAGGTGAGCCAATGTTATATCCAATGATAGGGGAGCTCGTTGAAGAGTTCCACAAGAGAGGATTCACAACGTTTATAGTGAGCAATGGCACTGAGCCAGAAGTCCTGGAAAAGATGTTCAACGAAAACAAACTACCTAAGCAGCTCTATGTCTCTCTGACGGCTCCTGATGAAGAAACATACCAAAAAGTAAACGTGCCCATGATCCCAGATGGTTGGGACAGGATAAATAGAACACTTGAACTTATGAGGGAGTTGCCTGTGAGAACTGTTATACGGCTCACTCTGGTTAAGGGCGAGAATATGCACAACCCAGAAGGCTATGCAAAGCTTATAATGAAAGCAAGACCAATGTTCGTTGAGGCCAAGGCTTACATGTTTGTGGGCTTTTCCAGAAACAGGCTAACTATAAACAACATGCCAAGTCACGATGACATAAAGGCATTTGCTGAAGAGCTCGTGAAGTATCTCACTGGCTACCACATAGAGGATGAATATCCTCCTAGCAGGGTTGTTCTAATAATGAGAGACGACGTGAGCAAGGCGGATCGCGTTATAAAACATTAA